From the Odontesthes bonariensis isolate fOdoBon6 chromosome 9, fOdoBon6.hap1, whole genome shotgun sequence genome, the window CCTCAAGGGgaatttttttcttgtttaaagTGAGGTTGTATGTATTACTTATGAGTAGTCAGTGTCCTACCAGCAGGAGACATTGGTCAGAGTACTCAAGTCTGATAGacaagctaaagctaaaagctatacagaAGTGGGCGCTAAAAAAAGAGTACGTTTTTCTCCATCCTGGTTTGAGTGTTCGCCAACACTTCGGCATTAGACATTTCCACAGTGTGGGCATGTGTAACTAGGACTATTTTGGGACTCTGTGATACAAGTTGAccattttttaataaactacTGACCTATGTGTACGTTTTTTCAGTCAAGAATTGTTTGGTGTAGATGTGACACAGTGTAAATATCCAAAATATAGCTCTCGCTCTTCAAGTTTGAGTTATTTTAGATGGCAAAAAATAGCTTTTATGTTTTGGTTCTTCCATCAGGAAACCTTCTGCTTCTCCAAAATGAGAGCGCCCTGACTGCTGTCACATCTCCACTTCAACAAAAAATAAGTATATAGGGCTGAATTCTTAAACCCTTAACTATGCCAAAGACTTAACCCTAATCTAATTCTAACTGTTTGACCTTCAGAAAGCTCTTTAAACTTGTTCAACCATCTTGGTCCCAAAAAAGCCCTCTGACCCCACAGGTACAATAGGTTTTTGGCcacaaatgtaaaaaacaaaaccacacaCGTGTGTACAGGTCTTCTTTATTAAGATAATGCACTGACTTCTATTCATAAAACAGTCTAACCCAAACCTTAAACAAGGCCTGGAAATTAGATTTAGCCTCAGATTAGGTCCCTCCAAAAGGATGACAAGAATCTAAAAAGGTAACAAAATTtattacacaaacacacacacacacgtagtaTACACTTTGTAGGGGACCTATGAAATTATTCAAGTTGCACTTGAAGTTATTTGTGAATTTCTTGTGAAATGGAAACTTGAGTCAACTAATTTTCAGAGTTTTATGGGCCAAAAATAAAGACTTCTCTTTGAGGATAGGATGGTCACCAACCATATACTGTTGTGCTTCTCAGCTATAGATCTCTGTAAAGTCAAGTGTTTTCTTGATCTATTATCGAAGGTAGAAACgacagaaaaatgtttaaatttaaCCCTCTAATGTTCACACTGAGAAAATAAAGCatagaaaaaaatgtttctcttGATTTTTTTCATATGCTTTGCTTTCAGTAATAATGAGAATCAGTGATTCTTTTCACATGGCACAAAAGGTAAAATTATATAAAGTTAGGGCATAATGTAGGATTTCCTTTAGTATTACATAGCTAAACTGAATGATAGAGATAGTTTAGGTGGGTTTGCTTAATCTTGTTGACATAATACAATGAGTATAGACACTTAAAAATTGTACTTTACCAAACAGTAGAGCAGGACATTAAAGGCTTAAGACTAATGATCAAAGACACAATAAGCTGATAAATTGGTAAAACACACAGCACTAATAAAATCAATATATACAAATTAATAATTAACTGGACAATTATTTAGCAATGACATTAAAACCTAACAGTGTTTTCACCAGATTTGACTTTACAGCACAAAACAAGTTGATTTGGGAAAATGAGCGAGAGATTTTCCAGTTAACCCTCCGACTTGTGATTTTTGAAACGTTGTGTTTTGAGTGTGAAAATCTGTATCATCAAATAAAAAGTCAGTACCTTGGTATTACTTGGTATTACAGAGCTATGTAACAGGTGTGTTTAGAGGGAACACTGTTTGCACTACTgggtgtgtgtctctgtctgttaTGCTGTTTGTGGCAGGGCCACAGTCAAACACACTCTTTTAACTGTATATTTCCTTGTGATTTTTTTACACCTaaaaattaaactgaaaatCTTCTCGAATAGATGGGGGTCTAATTTTGAATCGAAACATTGCCTTCGTGgtgaaataaagttttaaacacatttggGATCAACCACATTCTGAGCAAACAACCAACATAGTTTAAGGTTACACATCTGGGAAAGCAGTAACATACTTTGAGAGTATAATCACGTCTACAACACACTCAATACGAGGATATATTCATGTGTCCTCATATGACGTATGATCTCTGTGATCTTATTATTGTGTTCTTTTATTTCTGGCGTGAGTCAACAAATCATTTTTGACAGATCTTTGTGTAATCAAACAAGCTTTGTGATGTGGTATTTAGAAATCTTGTGCAATAAGTTGCCATTATTTACTTATCAAAGAAGAGCAAAAACCGCCTTATGACACACCTCAGTATGAACCAATATGAGTCAATATGAACACGGGAGTGGCTGATAAAATCCTGAGTCCAGCAGGCAGGTCGAGCCACAGCTAGAGCCAAACCCTGACAGATTCGATGGACTGTCACTACAAAAGAAATGTGCTGCATCTGGCTCCTTGTAAGAGCTGCTGTGTGACTCAATAATAAGCCAATAGTTTGCAATTCTTTATATACTTACAAGACCCATTTCAAAATTTTTTGGATATTTTGACTTGTGTAGGTTCATGCTTGGCAAGgcatgaaatatatttttgaaTCTATCAAACATTTATTGAAGGCACTTGCGTCTGACTGTGATAAATTATCTAAAGAAATGAATCAATGAAGCGAAAAGAAGAAAGACGTGTGCCACCAAGTGGTCAAATAAGGTGAATAACACTTTCCTCAATGTTGACTTGTGTGATGTGAGTTCTTACTTGTAGTTTCTACTAAAAGTAGCACAGTGGCACAGAAAACGCTGTGGTAAGAAACCTGTGGTTCAACTAAagtgacattttcaaaaataagGTATTTAATATTCATAGAAATGAGGGAAATTTATCAATGTATACAAGCTGCTGAGAAGGAATGTTTGACTAAGTACCAGGAAAGTTAGTGTCACACTCAGTAaggggggagaaagttaaatgtatttattatttctCCAGAGGATACCAAACCTGTCTGATCTTTCCATAGTTCATGGACTTTGTGTTGAGCTTAACTCCATTACTGGGGAGGGAAAGTCTCcttattttgtatttcttttaaagACGTTTATAGACACACAATAGCACTTTATGTAGCAGATTCTGTGGAGTTGGAGGTAGGAACATATGAGGAGTAAATATGAAGGGGGATTATTACTATTTCTGGAAAGTGATTTCCATAAAAAGAGGCATCCTAACAGTAACGCAAACCAACAGACTAGAATTATGAGACAATCTACGAGCTCTCACTCTGCTTTGAATTAATGTTTTACCTTGTATTCAGAGAGAGAAGCCAATTAACCTCTAATGGATGCACCCACACATTAATCATTTAAGTTCCTTCAGCATTCAACAAGTTTAAATCGTGCAAAGAATCTATGATCTCTTCATCCCTTTGaagtaagaagaaaaagaagccatATTTCAACTTGTTATTTACATATAGCTGTAATAATCCTCAATGTTCCTCCCCCTTCGCATTCATTATGATATTAACCAGTATTTACGATAATGGTCTTTGCAGCGAGCATCCCTGAGTAGGCAGAGGTTAATGACTAAATTAAGAAtcagtgacatttttttaaataccctCTTTTGTTTAATTGTGACAAGGTACCTGAGAACTGCAGCAGCCATACAAATTAGCTTAGCATAGAGTGGAAACAGGAAAGAAACTATCCTGactctgtgtgaagctaacaAAAAACACCAAACAGCTCCAGGTTTTGTGGACAGTTATATCCAAAGGAATGTTTTTGGCCAGGAACAGTCACTCCTTGCTTTGTTCTTACATTCAACATGCAGAGCCTTTTGTTAACTCATTTTAcctggaaaaaaatgctttttaatCATGTACCAGTCTTTCTGCTAAACTCAGTCTACCAACTAAATGCTGGATATAGTCCAACATGAAGCACAGGAATATCTTGAAAGTGTTTATCTGCATTGGTGTAGGCTGCAATGCCTTTGAAAGTGTAAGAAAATAAAGATCCACAAACTTCATTAACATGAGAAAAGTTGAAAGAAGAAGAGGTAGGATTCAACAATCAATAATTACAAACAGAGCTAGCTTCACTCAGTctctgaggaaatgaaaaataacCCACAGTTATCATTCACAGACAAAATTAAATTGTTTATATAGCCTTAAATGGATGATCTCTGAATCACTTCACATCCCTTGTATAAAAACAGCTCCTCTACATCTCATAGAATCCCTATTGAACTACCAATTACTGCCAGTTTACGTGAATAGATTTTAATTTCACCGTGAACAAACTGTTTGCACAACCAACTTCGAGTGCATACGAAAGCCTAACACAAGAGAGGCTTGTCAGAGGAAGTGTGGCAGAAGAAAGTGGTTTTAAACATTGTCTGACCACATGAGAAGTATGCTCACTGCCAACAGGTCCCTTGCCAAAGTCATTAGCTGTTAATTCTGTGGGGTCTAGATTTTCTTTGATAAGATCCAGGTAACGAATAAAATAGGGTCTGTGGCCTTGATTGTGCCAGTGAGCATGGCGGGGGAATCATCATAAAGAGTAGCTGGTTGCTTTGTTGGTTACTAAACAAGTCTCTCTGTTACTGTCTcagactcactcactcactctaaTCTACGCTATACACATTCACAGCAGCTTCAAGATTTTTTACATGAATAGGGTTAAAGTAAGGTAATACACCTTCATCCGTCCAAGTCATCTTTGGTCCTCTCTCTGCTCGACTGCACTGGCTGAGTAAGTTAACTCTTCCCTGTCTCTGGCGCTAAAATGTGTGTTGATGGTGTGTGTGCGTTGCTTTGGCTGAGGGCAGAGCCAGTGCCAGTGTTAAACAAACAGACAGGTGAGCAGCGTCTGTGTCCTCTAAGAACAGCTGGGCACTGTAAACTGAccgctgcatttgtgtgtggtcTGAATGGAGCTGAGAGACGATGTTGTTGAGGTCAGGCATGGAGAACCCCAGAGGAACCCCTGTTTCTCTCAGGACTTTGCTGCATATCTCACACTCCATTAGTTTGTCTTTTATAGAGGGGGAAGTTGGGGACAAATTTTCCAGAGCTGCTGGGAAACTGGGAGAAGAGGAGCATGTAAATGTGGCTAAGGGgatcaagaagaaaaaaacattaagagaggataaaaatattttaaacaaaGACAATCTTTTGGGTTTCAGTAGCTTGCTTTTTATTCCTTCATTCCACCATTAACCCTCTCTGTTTCCCCACATTTCATTTCCCGTATCCCTGCTCCCTCATAGCTGGTCACAGATCTCTCTGTGGACATGAAGTCTTTGGCAACTGAGGCATGTCCGCTTCTCAAGCATTCTTTGTCACTGGCAAGTCAAGAGTTTCAACTAGACAGCTACCAGAAAATCACTTTTCTCCAAAAACCTGATGCTATCTTGTTTCACCGTAAGAATGAATCATTGTCCAGCCACACAGTCATAGTTAACAGATGTCGCAGCCAGCAACCTTGAGAGTTCATGTGCAAAAAGTCGGTCACAGTGATAAGGCAGGCATTGCAACTGCACAGATTTAAAGGTAAGCTCATTCGTTTGACAAACAGCTCAGGTTTAGCTGCTGCTGAGTGATTATCAGAGCTCTTTAGGCTAAAGCTTTCTCCTGGATGTTCACCAAGTGTGAACTGAGCTCCCTGTGCTATGTGCCAGTTTGCACATCTAGTATTAagtctttttaattaattatcaGAGACTTTGATATCAGCTTTTGCTTGCAAGATTCTGCTTGGGACTGCACAAGACTTGAGTTAAAAACAGTTTCCACCTTTCCACTTGTAGCTACATGTCTGTTGTCAGAAGCTATGCTTTAAAAAGATGCTGGCTTCTGTCACAAACTCCTCTTTGCTTGGCTTTGTCCAACCTTAAGAGCCTGGGTAGAAGGAATGCCTCCCATATCGGGTGACCCATTGCCCCACGGCCTTTGCTCCTTGCCTAGCTTGCAGCAAGGGAGTGCTTGAGGTGGGCGCTGTATCCCGTGTCACAAAAGCACCTTTCTACACAACAGGGGTACAGAGAATGGGCCACAGCACAGTGATTCTCCTTGGGTTCGCTCCAACCCACCATAGTGGGATTTCAGACCTCCCCCTGTGCTTCTAGCAAACACCCTCATTGGATGTTCTTTCACCCAAGAAGCCTGGCAGAGCTTTCAGAGAGACCTGGATCTCTTGGTCCTGCTTCCAAGACACCACCAGAACGGATAAATGTTGTATTATTTATGCTTAACTGGGTGAGTCTAATGAACATTGTGAAATATTTGTTATCAAAAGGTTGCATGACAGTTAACCTATGAGGTCAATCATTTTTGCGTATTTGTTGGTGTTAGATGACTAATCTTGGCACTGTGTCTCAAGAAAATCCAGGCTTTCAGTCCAAGAATGCGCTTGTGagatctctcttttttttttttttagttttcccaataaaaaaaaagtctgggcAATTCTTGCTGCACAGGACTGAGTACACAGCAACACTCAGCTTGTGTCTGGATGTTTAGTCCTTTGGGTTACCTACTGTCTGAGGGTGTTGTTACATTTGAAGTGCAACGGGCTGTGTCTGGGAGAGATTGTTCTATGTTTTCTCAGACACTGTGGTCACTTTGGGTTTCCCTCTACCTCATGTGGCAGACGGAAAAGAAATGGAACCCAAACTCGTCTATTTagcttttggaaaaaaaacgaaCACGGAATCaaacaagaagaaaagaagaacagacacaaaaataatgtttttgaaCGGACACATTCCATATTCCATATGTGAAACTTTTCCCAAACAATGTGAATGGACTGCACTTATACAGCGTTTATCTAGTCTAGTTAACCACTCAAAATACTGTTATCCTTcatgccacattcacacacactcatacagcatgtCTATACAGGTGACACAGTGCTGTTTTCATTCACACACCAGTGGATGCATCATATAGGCAACaaggggttcagtgtctttccCAAAGATATTTGAATATCTGTTTGGGGAGACTAGGAATTGAACTACTAGTCATCTGCTCTTCCTCCTTAGCCATAGCCACCTCAAATTTGTTAGTTTGAACGTACTAATAACAGTTCAGAAGCACCAGTGAGTCCCACCAGTCACTTTGACCTGAAGGGGCCTTTCAGAAAAGAAGTTCAGATGCCTTCAAGCacttaggattaccatgacctggttGACTGAGAATCCACACCAAAATGTgaaatttaaagctttaaagaGTGAAAAGCAAAAACGTTTAGCTTTGACTGAACAATTCCATGAAAAAATGCTCAAAGTCAGTCAGAAGAAGTCATGGAATATATACTTGGAAACAGCAAAAGAAGTGAGAGCAGAGACTCCATTACTCATGCTTACTTTGTGAGTTACCTTCCGATTGTAATTCTCTACTCTTGTTACTTCTTGTTTCTAAAGCTAAATTAGATGGAACGTGAACTTATTCTAACAGGTCTGATTGGTTACTTGATTTCAGATAGTTGACAACAATGAGGATTATTCCCTGTCAGTCGACTCTCGTGGCTGTAGCTGTGGTTACACTCACTATGGTGTCCTGCGCTGGAGCCAAGACTACACAGAAACCAAAGTACCAGTACACAAAGAAGCCCATCCCTCAGGTTACCATGCACAACCCCGTCACCACCAGCATGCCCAAGACTCTCAAGATAGTGGAGACCCCGAATCCTGTGCAGCCACAGCCGCAGCCCACCACTGAGAGGATAGCCTACCCAAGTCATGTGTTTCCGCAGCACTACAGTGACTATACTGAGCCCCCTGGTGTTGGCAATGAGAATTACACCCTGGATTACAACGAGTGCTACTTCAACTTCTGTGAGTGCTGTCCACCTGAGAGGGGTCCCAGGGGCCCCAAGGGAGACAGAGGCTTGGCAGGTAGTAGACTTAATGATGATAAGCTGCCATAGTACATCcacttgcttttttttgtgtgtaactTTGGCGTTTTGACCATCACTTATTTTTACTTGTCTAGGGCCACCTGGTGAAAGAGGACCTGCTGGAGCAGCTGGTTTACCTGGACCATCTGGTCTTAGCGGTCCTATGGGCTTTAAAGGAGACAAAGGTGGATATATTTGTATCATGACATATTTCAAAATAGCAGTATGCAGATGCATCATATATATATTGTAAGGGCATATTATTCTGCAGTGGGTACAATATGAGAAAGGGTAAAAGCACCCCCCTTTCCCTACTTACCTGTTGTTCCAGATGATAAAAAAATACCCCATAACAAGCAATAATGGAGTAATACAAAAGGGCTCAAACAAAATTTGGGCATTGTGGGCATTGGAGAACAATGATTCCTGAGGACTTTGAGCCTTTGCATTGCAGGCGGAATAATTGTGTTGATCATCTTTTGCTGGTAGTGCTTGCTCAAAATATTCAAATATCCAAATCgctctttcaaaataaatttcctAGGGGAAAAGGGTGACAGAGGAAACATTGGGTCTTCTGGGACACCAGGAATTCCAGGAAAACTGGGACAAAAAGGTACAATGagttattatttaattattttgtaaatatagTTTGTTCCATGGTTCTGACGCATTTGCCCTTCCTTTGCAGGTGATGTTGGCTACAAAGGTGAAAAAGGTGAAACAGGGTTGCAAGGTGTCAAAGGTGAAAGAGGGGAGAAAGCAGAGCCTGGCCAGAATGGGACTGCTGGTGTGAAAGGAGAACCGGGACAACAGGGGCCAGCTGGACCTCCAGGAACGGCTGTTGAGCAGGGTCCTAAGGGAGAAAAAGGAGATAATGGGGAATGTGGCATTTTCGGGGAGAGAGGACCAAAAGGTGAGAGAGGGGATCATGGGGCTCCAGGCATTCCAGGTGCAATGGGAATTCCAGGATTCAATGGCAAGCATGGTGTCTCTGGCCCTGTAGGCATTAGAGGGGATCAGGGACCTCCTGGGCCTCCAGGGGAACCAGGGGTGAGAGGGTCTCAGGGACCACAGGGCATAAGAGGGATGCCTGGGCCAAAAGGGGATAGAGGTTACCCTGGGATGAGGGGTGACCGGGGCTTTCGTGGAATCAAGGGAGCCAAAGGATCAGGGATTCCTCAGAAACGCTCTGCCTTCAGTGTTGGTATCTCTCCAAGAAGATCCTTCCCACCCTCCGGCTTCCCAATCCGCTTTGACAAAATCTTCTACAACGAAGAGAACCACTTCAATGTCTCATCCAACAGCTTTACATGTGTTCACCCTGGGGTTTATGTCTTCTCCTTCCATATCACTGTGCGTACTCAGCCACTGCGTGCTACACTGGTAGTGAACGGGTCGAGGAAAGTGAGGACACGGGACTCACTGTACGGCCAAGACATCGACCAGGCATCTACTCTGGTGGTGCTACGGCTGGCAGCAGGTGATCAGGTGTGGATGGAAACATTCAGAGACTGGAATGGAGTGTATGCCAGCAGCGAGGACGACAGTATCTTCTCTGGGTTTCTGCTTTACTCAGACAGGTTCTGATATCTACTCGTGCTATACTGAAAATCTCCTCTACTGCTGAACTGTTCCAACTTGACCATGTTGGAGAAAAGACCAAATACAGGTGGTACTTAAACTGTAACTTTGAGCTGCTTAAAGGTTGAACCGCCCAATTCTCATTATCATCTAACTTCTCCTTTGAACAATTATGCGATGAATCGCAGAAAGATTACTGAATGGGCCTATCAAGCATGACCTCATGGGGTTAAGGAGTTAGTGCCCCGTCCAGAGCCTTTGTTTAAAGTGATATTTCTTTTAGTTAATCAAAGCATGCacaatgactcaaaacaatcaCTAAGATTCAAAACAACAATCCTACATGGCTTAGAATAACAACAAAGATGTAAAATAGGTACAAAAAGACtcaaaataaacacagagacaaagcaACAGTCTCAAAATGCCTCAAAATAGCAGCAAAATGACTCATAAACGATAAGTTGAATAAAACTTATCAaaccataaaaaataaacacttcctcAAAAGGACTAAAAGATGATTGAATATTGAGGAAATATAATTAATATGAGATAAGTGAATATTgtcaaaagaaaataacaacaaaaggcCGTCTTCAAAAAGACACCAAATAGGTACAAAGAAGCTCAAAAtgattcagaaaaaaaactaataaaaaggtACTATACAGCCATGCAGAGATTCAAAACACTGTTTTCCTTATTCAtccttttcagttttatttctgtgggtttttttttttgggggggtggtCTTTATTGCATTGAAACGTCCCCCTAAAAACACAATTCCACCCACGCATTAAAGGTCTACAAAATgtgcattaaaacaaaaaccccACTATGAATTACATGAGAACAAATGCAGTAATATTAATCAGAAAGGAAATTTGAGTGCATTATTttcatatatatgttttttggggggctttttatgcctttaatgacaggacagttggagagagactggaagcagggggcagagagacaggggagacatgcagcaaagggctgctcgGTGTGGGActtgaactggggccagctgcagcgaggactgtagcctctgtacatgggacggctgcttaac encodes:
- the otol1b gene encoding otolin 1b, whose product is MVSCAGAKTTQKPKYQYTKKPIPQVTMHNPVTTSMPKTLKIVETPNPVQPQPQPTTERIAYPSHVFPQHYSDYTEPPGVGNENYTLDYNECYFNFCECCPPERGPRGPKGDRGLAGPPGERGPAGAAGLPGPSGLSGPMGFKGDKGEKGDRGNIGSSGTPGIPGKLGQKGDVGYKGEKGETGLQGVKGERGEKAEPGQNGTAGVKGEPGQQGPAGPPGTAVEQGPKGEKGDNGECGIFGERGPKGERGDHGAPGIPGAMGIPGFNGKHGVSGPVGIRGDQGPPGPPGEPGVRGSQGPQGIRGMPGPKGDRGYPGMRGDRGFRGIKGAKGSGIPQKRSAFSVGISPRRSFPPSGFPIRFDKIFYNEENHFNVSSNSFTCVHPGVYVFSFHITVRTQPLRATLVVNGSRKVRTRDSLYGQDIDQASTLVVLRLAAGDQVWMETFRDWNGVYASSEDDSIFSGFLLYSDRF